A region from the Fusarium graminearum PH-1 chromosome 4, whole genome shotgun sequence genome encodes:
- a CDS encoding catalase: MTEQVTGAIKHAVMGHKNDKIDQLKANMVEPNENSRITSDYGVKQNNTDQWLRVASEDQTGPSLLEDAFGREKIHRFDHERIPERVVHARGAGAHGTFRLFESAADVTKAGLFTDTSRETPVFVRFSTVLGSRGSADTVRDVRGFAIKFYTQEGNFDIPGNNIPVFFIQDAMKFPDVIHAGKPEPNNEVPQAQTAHNNFWDFMFEHPEATHMHTWAMSDRTIPRSYRMMQGFGVNTYTLVNEKGERRFVKFHWTPELGVHSLVWDEALKLAGQDPDFHRKDLQEAIENGAFPKWKFGIQVLDESQEHDFDFDILDATKVWPEDLIPVRYIGELELNQTVDEYFTQTEQVAFCTSHLVPGIGHSDDPLLQGRNFSYQDTQLSRLGTNWEELPINKPVCPVMNFNRDGAMRHTITKGKVNYWPNRFSHQPPATESEGAYVDYAAKIVGMKQRTLSKKFKDHFTQAQLFYNSLSEIEKSHVQAAYSFELDHCDEAIVYERLTERLGEIDGDLANTIAEMVGGKKPANPKPNAGKKAKNLSQLDFVPETPTIKSRRIAIIIADGYDPVAFNAMYGAIKAQSALPFVIAPRRAPIFSAAEDSSSSKGIFPDHHLEGQRSTMFDAIFVPGGAKSIETLSKNGRALHYIREAFGHLKTIGGTGEAVEFINKAIQLSEVALSSTDGSGVVDSYGVVTLKNASPDTLKEIATVASDAKGFLEKFVYNVSCHRNWQRELDGLSTMVAY; encoded by the exons ATGACCGAGCAAGTTACAGGAGCTATCAAGCACGCAGTCATGGGTcacaagaacgacaagattgaccagctcaaggccaacaTGGTCGAGCCTAATGAGAACTCCCGAATCACCTCCGATTATGGTGTCAAGCAGAACAACACCGATCAATGGCTGCGCGTAGCGAGTGAAGACCAGACTGGTCCCTCGCTGTTGGAAGATGCTTTCGGCCGAGAGAAG ATCCACCGATTTGACCACGAGCGCATCCCCGAGCGTGTTGTCCATGCCCGCGGTGCTGGCGCCCACGGTACCTTTAGACTCTTCGAGTCAGCCGCCGATGTTACCAAGGCTGGCCTCTTTACCGACACATCTAGGGAAACACCCGTCTTTGTTCGGTTCTCGACTGTTCTTGGAAGTCGCGGCTCTGCCGACACTGTCCGCGATGTCCGCGGTTTCGCCATCAAGTTCTACACCCAAGAAG GCAACTTCGATATCCCCGGGAACAATATCCCTGTCTTCTTTATCCAGGATGCTATGAAGTTTCCCGATGTTATTCATGCTGGAAAGCCAGAACCAAACAACGAGGTTCCTCAAGCGCAGACTGCACACAACAACTTCTGGGATTTCATGTTTGAGCACCCAGAGGCGACTCACATGCACACATGGGCCATGTCTGACCGAACAATTCCCCGATCCTACCGCATGATGCAAGGTTTCGGTGTCAACACCTACACTCTCGTCAACGAGAAGGGCGAGCGCCGGTTTGTCAAGTTCCACTGGACGCCCGAGCTTGGAGTCCACTCACTTGTCTGGGATGAGGCCCTCAAGCTTGCTGGTCAAGACCCTGACTTCCACCGCAAGGACCTTCAGGAGGCTATCGAGAACGGCGCTTTTCCCAAGTGGAAGTTTGGTATCCAGGTTTTGGACGAGTCTCAGGAGCacgactttgactttgatatCCTCGATGCCACCAAGGTTTGGCCTGAGGACCTCATCCCCGTCCGATACATTGGTGAGCTTGAGCTGAACCAAACAGTCGATGAGTACTTCACCCAGACCGAGCAGGTTGCTTTCTGCACTAGTCACCTTGTTCCTGGTATTGGACACTCAGACGACCCTCTTCTCCAGGGCCGAAACTTCTCTTACCAAGATACTCAGCTCAGCCGACTGGGAACCAACTGGGAAGAGCTCCCCATCAACAAGCCAGTCTGTCCTGTCATGAACTTTAACCGTGATGGTGCCATGCGAcacaccatcaccaagggcaaggtcaaCTACTGGCCCAACCGTTTCAGTCATCAGCCTCCTGCCACAGAAAGCGAGGGTGCCTACGTCGATTACGCTGCAAAGATTGTCGGCATGAAGCAGCGAACACTAAGcaagaagttcaaggacCACTTCACCCAAGCTCAGCTTTTCTACAACTCTCTTTCCGAGATTGAGAAGTCTCAcgtccaagctgcctactCCTTTGAGTTGGACCACTGTGACGAAGCTATCGTCTACGAGCGTTTGACGGAACGCCTCGGTGAAATCGATGGCGATCTTGCCAACACTATTGCCGAGATGGTTGGTGgcaagaagcctgccaaCCCCAAGCCCAATGCCggaaagaaggccaagaaccTGAGCCAACTTGACTTTGTCCCTGAGACTCCTACCATCAAGTCTCGACGAATTGCTATCATCATTGCTGACGGCTACGACCCTGTCGCCTTTAACGCGATGTACGGTGCCATCAAGGCTCAGAGCGCTCTCCCCTTTGTCATTGCTCCCCGCCGAGCACCCATCTTCTCTGCCGCTGAGGattcatcttcgtcaaaggGCATCTTCCCCGACCATCATCTCGAGGGACAGCGTTCTACCATGTTCGACGCCATCTTTGTCCCCGGCGGTGCCAAGTCCATCGAGACTCTGTCCAAGAATGGCCGTGCCCTGCACTACATTCGCGAAGCCTTTGGTCACCTCAAGACCATTGGCGGCACTGGCGAGGCCGTCGAGTTTATTAACAAGGCGATCCAGCTTTCTGAGGTGGCTCTGTCCTCTACTGACGGCAGTGGTGTCGTTGACAGCTACGGTGTCGTTACTCTCAAAAATGCTTCGCCTGACACCCTCAAAGAGATTGCCACCGTTGCTTCCGACGCCAAGGGATTCCTGGAGAAGTTTGTCTACAATGTCAGCTGCCATCGCAACTGGCAGCGAGAGCTGGATGGTCTCAGCACCATGGTGGCGTACTAA